The proteins below come from a single Roseiflexus sp. RS-1 genomic window:
- a CDS encoding DUF4351 domain-containing protein has protein sequence MLCNPAAMALMARMRVAPEDRWRVKAACLRLLAGAPLTGAQRQLIGQFVDIYLPLNAREEQALAAEVARLPGAAKEVVMELITSWERKGRAEGLREGLREGQRLVVERMLMRRFGALPSGVRERLATLTADELTALADALLDFTSLAEVEAWLAASPPEQT, from the coding sequence TTGCTGTGCAATCCGGCGGCGATGGCGCTGATGGCGCGGATGCGGGTGGCGCCAGAGGATCGGTGGCGGGTGAAGGCGGCGTGTCTGCGGCTGCTGGCGGGTGCGCCGCTGACCGGAGCGCAACGGCAACTGATCGGGCAATTTGTGGACATCTATCTGCCGTTGAACGCGCGCGAGGAGCAGGCGCTGGCGGCGGAAGTGGCGCGCCTGCCGGGTGCGGCGAAGGAGGTTGTGATGGAGTTGATCACCAGTTGGGAGCGGAAGGGACGCGCGGAGGGATTGCGCGAGGGACTGCGCGAGGGGCAGCGTCTGGTGGTGGAACGGATGCTGATGCGCAGGTTCGGGGCGTTGCCGTCGGGGGTGCGCGAGCGCCTGGCGACGCTGACGGCGGACGAGTTGACGGCGCTGGCGGACGCGCTGCTCGACTTCACGAGCCTGGCGGAGGTCGAAGCGTGGCTGGCGGCGTCCCCGCCAGAGCAGACATAA
- a CDS encoding CHAT domain-containing protein has product MAAQDAAATVMPVRMSLLFSAPLVMKRGEETAPITLLPVQQEIETLVNTCRGLGVALEIETAIATTERIGYLFATTRQPFDVLHFSGHGSRHLDGASVLALEDETGIVRDLDAVELRRLIGNQPCRLAFLSACHSAGLADALIAAGVRHVVAINAADPVIDLAARVFAVRFYAALFAGRSVAEAFAAGRTAVATNDELRQWSDPETLQTLNMQEEVKFRLLREDDPVHQQPLVPAPPSGQLTFRRPPWQNTNLSPVAADPFVGRARELHAIAQALRNNRCVAIHGMGGMGKTALAEAAARWQHERNRWRDGVWRVALRNITTAYEARSRIAFVLGLAPETAESDATLAGALADRQSLLVLDDLDALLLHDRQGLVGMMRALLGTRFLKLLTTARLDLPGRIHHAPLELTCLTGADAQTAFLTYAPPIEKWGEWTPDEWRDLLRFLDGYPFPIRLAATAMRAARLSLRDLWCRLQANPQGTLRYPNDDEDRETSLAATLDLSYNVLPAAAQRAFALLSLFPAGLTRNAAQAIADIEAETLETVVHYGMAEWRGTADYAQCALPEPARRYAEARLAQQMPDALATYAPAALAYFAGLIEAADEAIIKGNERSGITILTLEQPNLERYLDWGYEQDTGNSGINWAARATARLRNYWNLTGERGRLEVLARLKRALDSARRSSDTTGEANVLQAIGDVQQFRKEVDAALRSYDEALRLYRALGARLGEANVLQAIGDVQQFRKEVDAALRSYDEALRLYRALGARLGEANVLAALSRLRIDDDVAASQQLLEQALALRRAIRSVYDEGVDLGNYGIALLQRGRGAEALPYLQRARAVFAAHGLTAQIAWMDWWIGQASGDGG; this is encoded by the coding sequence ATGGCTGCTCAAGACGCCGCCGCAACCGTGATGCCGGTGCGGATGTCGCTGCTCTTTTCGGCGCCACTGGTGATGAAGCGGGGAGAGGAGACCGCTCCCATCACCCTGCTGCCGGTACAGCAGGAGATCGAGACTCTGGTCAATACCTGTCGCGGCCTGGGAGTGGCGCTGGAGATCGAGACCGCCATCGCCACGACCGAACGGATCGGTTATCTGTTTGCCACCACCCGCCAGCCGTTTGATGTGCTGCACTTCAGCGGGCACGGCAGCCGCCACCTCGATGGCGCGAGCGTGCTGGCGCTGGAGGATGAGACCGGCATCGTGCGTGACCTGGATGCCGTTGAGTTGCGGCGCCTGATCGGCAACCAGCCGTGCCGGCTGGCGTTCCTGAGCGCCTGCCATTCCGCCGGTCTCGCCGACGCGCTGATCGCTGCCGGGGTGCGCCACGTGGTGGCGATCAACGCCGCCGACCCGGTGATCGATCTCGCCGCTCGCGTCTTCGCCGTGCGCTTCTACGCCGCATTGTTCGCCGGGCGTTCAGTCGCCGAGGCGTTTGCCGCCGGGCGCACTGCCGTGGCAACCAACGACGAGTTGCGGCAGTGGAGCGATCCCGAAACACTCCAGACCCTGAACATGCAGGAAGAGGTGAAGTTTCGCCTCCTGCGGGAAGACGATCCGGTGCATCAGCAGCCGCTCGTGCCGGCGCCGCCGTCCGGTCAACTGACCTTCCGCCGCCCACCGTGGCAGAACACCAACCTCAGTCCGGTCGCAGCCGATCCGTTTGTCGGGCGCGCCCGCGAACTGCACGCTATCGCACAGGCGCTCCGCAACAACCGCTGCGTCGCCATCCATGGGATGGGTGGAATGGGCAAAACCGCCCTGGCTGAAGCAGCGGCACGCTGGCAACACGAACGCAACCGCTGGCGCGACGGCGTCTGGCGGGTGGCGCTGCGGAATATCACGACCGCCTACGAGGCGCGCAGCCGGATCGCGTTTGTGCTAGGACTGGCGCCAGAAACCGCCGAAAGTGACGCGACCCTCGCCGGTGCGCTCGCCGACCGCCAGAGCCTGCTCGTGCTCGATGATCTCGACGCCCTGCTGCTCCACGACCGCCAGGGGCTGGTCGGGATGATGCGGGCATTGCTCGGCACCCGCTTTCTGAAACTGCTCACGACCGCCAGGCTCGACCTGCCGGGGCGCATCCATCACGCTCCGCTTGAACTGACCTGTTTGACGGGGGCAGACGCCCAAACTGCGTTTCTGACGTATGCGCCGCCGATAGAGAAGTGGGGCGAATGGACGCCTGACGAATGGCGCGACCTGCTGCGCTTTCTCGACGGTTATCCCTTCCCGATCCGGCTGGCAGCAACGGCCATGCGCGCTGCCCGCCTCAGCCTGCGCGACCTGTGGTGTCGGTTGCAAGCCAATCCGCAGGGCACCCTCCGCTATCCCAACGATGACGAAGACCGCGAGACCAGCCTGGCAGCCACGCTCGATCTCTCATACAATGTGTTGCCGGCCGCTGCGCAACGCGCCTTTGCTCTGCTGTCGCTCTTCCCGGCCGGTCTGACCCGCAACGCAGCGCAGGCGATTGCGGACATCGAGGCAGAGACGCTCGAAACGGTTGTGCACTACGGCATGGCCGAATGGCGTGGCACTGCCGACTACGCGCAATGCGCCCTGCCGGAACCGGCGCGGCGCTATGCCGAAGCTCGCCTTGCGCAGCAGATGCCGGATGCGCTGGCAACCTATGCGCCAGCCGCGCTGGCATACTTCGCCGGGCTGATTGAAGCTGCAGATGAGGCGATCATCAAGGGAAATGAGCGCAGCGGCATCACGATCCTGACCCTGGAACAGCCTAACCTCGAACGCTACCTCGATTGGGGGTATGAGCAGGATACAGGGAATAGTGGAATCAACTGGGCAGCGCGGGCCACAGCGCGATTGAGAAACTACTGGAACCTCACCGGTGAACGCGGTCGTCTAGAAGTGCTGGCGCGTCTGAAGCGAGCGCTGGACAGCGCCCGGCGGAGCAGCGATACCACTGGCGAAGCCAATGTGCTGCAGGCCATCGGCGACGTGCAGCAGTTCCGCAAGGAGGTCGACGCCGCGCTGCGCAGCTATGACGAGGCGCTGCGCCTCTACCGCGCCCTCGGCGCCCGCCTCGGCGAAGCCAATGTGCTTCAGGCCATCGGCGACGTGCAGCAGTTCCGCAAGGAGGTCGACGCCGCGCTGCGCAGCTATGACGAGGCGCTGCGCCTCTACCGCGCCCTCGGCGCCCGCCTCGGCGAAGCCAATGTGCTGGCGGCGTTGAGTCGCCTGCGCATCGACGACGATGTCGCTGCATCGCAACAGTTGCTTGAGCAGGCGCTGGCATTGCGCCGGGCGATCAGGAGTGTGTATGATGAGGGTGTCGATCTCGGTAACTATGGCATTGCCCTGCTGCAGCGCGGGCGCGGCGCCGAAGCGCTGCCCTACCTGCAACGGGCGCGAGCCGTGTTTGCAGCTCACGGTTTGACTGCTCAGATTGCCTGGATGGATTGGTGGATTGGGCAGGCGTCGGGTGACGGAGGGTGA
- a CDS encoding site-2 protease family protein, with translation MEPHVADTLDRLELMGRVRLALDGLMTIERYAWDSRGALTMVGKLHAPADKVYPQIRAGMAALGFTPFLRKSGDDVEIMALPFVISAPKPNIVLPVALFIITVLSTLMVGALYDGIDVFSNPAGIVAGIPFSATIMGILFVHEMGHYIVGRWRRAPVSLPYFIPVPPIPIPGLGIITFTGTLGAVIVQREPMLDRKTILEIGIAGPLAGLVVALPLLFYGLATSPVGPPPPGGYIQEGNSILYAMAKYLVFGQFLPGNGVDVQLNAVAWGAWIGLLVTMINLLPIGQLDGGHVAYALLGEYAHYLAYAFIGGCVLLGILVAPNWLLWGVLGLFIGPRHPPPLNDVSRIGPGHAALAVLGLITFVLLFMPNPLQVVGVPQ, from the coding sequence GTGGAACCACACGTTGCAGACACCCTTGATCGTCTCGAACTGATGGGACGGGTGCGCCTGGCGCTCGATGGGTTGATGACCATCGAACGGTATGCCTGGGATAGCCGTGGCGCGCTGACCATGGTCGGGAAACTTCACGCCCCCGCCGATAAGGTCTACCCGCAGATTCGGGCGGGGATGGCGGCGCTGGGATTCACCCCCTTCTTGCGCAAATCGGGTGACGATGTGGAGATCATGGCGCTGCCGTTCGTCATTTCTGCGCCCAAACCCAACATTGTGCTTCCGGTTGCGCTGTTTATCATCACGGTTCTCTCGACCCTCATGGTCGGCGCGCTCTACGATGGCATCGATGTGTTCAGCAATCCGGCGGGGATTGTGGCTGGCATCCCGTTTTCGGCGACGATTATGGGCATCCTGTTCGTTCACGAGATGGGGCACTACATCGTCGGACGCTGGCGACGCGCGCCGGTCAGTCTGCCGTATTTCATCCCTGTGCCGCCGATCCCGATTCCGGGGCTGGGGATCATTACCTTCACCGGTACGCTCGGCGCGGTCATTGTTCAGCGTGAGCCAATGCTCGACCGCAAGACGATCCTGGAAATCGGCATTGCCGGTCCGCTTGCCGGGCTGGTTGTCGCTCTTCCGTTGCTCTTCTACGGGCTGGCGACCTCGCCGGTCGGTCCGCCGCCTCCCGGAGGCTACATCCAGGAGGGCAATTCGATCCTGTACGCGATGGCGAAGTATCTGGTGTTCGGGCAATTTTTGCCCGGCAATGGCGTTGATGTGCAGTTGAACGCGGTTGCCTGGGGAGCGTGGATCGGCTTGCTGGTGACGATGATCAATCTGCTGCCCATCGGTCAGCTCGACGGCGGGCACGTGGCGTATGCGCTCCTTGGCGAGTATGCCCATTACCTGGCGTATGCCTTTATCGGCGGGTGTGTGTTGCTCGGCATTCTTGTGGCGCCGAACTGGTTGCTGTGGGGAGTGTTGGGACTGTTCATCGGACCACGCCATCCGCCGCCGCTGAACGATGTCTCGCGGATCGGTCCGGGACATGCGGCGCTGGCTGTCCTGGGTTTGATTACATTTGTGCTGCTGTTTATGCCGAATCCGTTGCAGGTGGTCGGTGTGCCGCAATGA
- a CDS encoding XamI family restriction endonuclease, with protein MSAVTVNADKPDRWKADIAASVDYFNRWFIAFAPQTFRSTRVTTTEHVKRALHVTDDLRRLDVTTLRSNPGILPTLRMCTAPPLAVDRLVGLAGVSKNLIERMEQGNLPGKTTSADLDRALTKICDILSQLLDRDIFPWLVNGTALDDRERDRSATIIADRLCSAVANPIIRNAQEQLGL; from the coding sequence ATGTCTGCCGTGACTGTCAATGCCGATAAACCGGATCGCTGGAAGGCAGACATTGCAGCTTCAGTTGACTATTTCAACCGATGGTTTATCGCCTTTGCGCCTCAGACGTTTCGGTCGACACGGGTTACAACGACCGAACACGTGAAGCGTGCGCTTCACGTGACCGATGATCTGCGTCGCCTCGATGTAACGACACTGCGGTCAAATCCCGGCATACTCCCCACGCTGCGTATGTGCACCGCGCCACCGCTCGCCGTTGACCGACTCGTCGGTCTGGCAGGTGTTAGCAAGAACCTGATTGAACGAATGGAACAGGGGAACCTACCGGGCAAGACGACGTCTGCTGACCTTGATAGAGCGTTGACAAAAATCTGTGATATTCTTTCACAATTGTTAGACCGGGATATTTTCCCGTGGCTGGTGAACGGCACGGCGCTGGACGACCGGGAACGTGACCGATCCGCAACCATCATCGCCGACAGGCTGTGCAGCGCAGTAGCGAACCCTATCATTCGCAATGCCCAGGAACAACTGGGGTTATAA
- a CDS encoding DUF4351 domain-containing protein produces MPAALDHDALFKLVLTAFFREFIDLVAPDLAAALDPAPPVFLDKESFADLFDPDRREADLVAQVRLRQHPATLLIHLEHQAQADAALDRRMFRYFARLYDRYDQPIYPIALCSYPRPRRPAADRHEVRAAQRTVLTFQYQVVQLNRMDWRAYLTTTNPAAMALMARMRVAPEDRWRVKAACLRLLAGAPLTGAQRRLIGQFVDIYLPLNAREEQALAAEVARLPGAAKEVVMELITSWERKGRAEGLREGLREGRAEGLREGRAEGLREGQRLVVERMLTRRFGALPSGVRERLATLTADELTALADALLDFTSLAEVEAWLAASPPEQT; encoded by the coding sequence ATGCCCGCCGCCCTCGACCACGACGCGCTGTTCAAACTGGTGCTCACCGCCTTCTTCCGCGAGTTCATCGACCTGGTCGCGCCCGACCTGGCCGCCGCTCTCGATCCCGCACCGCCCGTTTTTCTCGACAAAGAGAGTTTCGCCGACCTCTTCGACCCCGACCGGCGCGAAGCCGACCTGGTGGCGCAGGTGCGCCTGCGTCAGCACCCCGCCACGCTGCTGATCCACCTCGAGCATCAGGCGCAGGCCGACGCTGCGCTGGATCGGCGCATGTTTCGCTACTTTGCGCGGCTCTACGACCGCTACGACCAGCCGATCTACCCGATTGCGCTCTGCTCCTATCCGCGCCCGCGGCGTCCCGCCGCCGACCGGCACGAGGTGCGCGCGGCGCAGCGCACGGTGCTGACGTTCCAGTACCAGGTGGTACAATTAAACCGGATGGACTGGCGGGCGTATCTGACGACGACCAATCCGGCGGCGATGGCGCTGATGGCGCGGATGCGGGTGGCGCCAGAGGATCGGTGGCGGGTGAAGGCGGCGTGTCTGCGGCTGCTGGCGGGTGCGCCGCTGACCGGAGCGCAACGGCGGCTGATCGGGCAATTTGTGGACATCTATCTGCCGTTGAACGCGCGCGAGGAGCAGGCGCTGGCGGCGGAAGTGGCGCGCCTGCCGGGCGCGGCGAAGGAGGTTGTGATGGAGTTGATCACCAGCTGGGAGCGGAAGGGACGCGCGGAGGGGTTGCGCGAGGGGTTGCGCGAGGGACGCGCGGAGGGGTTGCGCGAGGGACGGGCGGAGGGATTGCGCGAGGGGCAGCGTCTGGTGGTGGAACGGATGCTGACGCGCCGGTTCGGGGCGTTGCCGTCGGGGGTGCGCGAGCGCCTGGCGACGCTGACGGCGGACGAGTTGACGGCGCTGGCGGACGCGCTGCTCGACTTCACGAGCCTGGCGGAGGTCGAAGCGTGGCTGGCGGCGTCCCCGCCAGAGCAGACATAA
- a CDS encoding Eco57I restriction-modification methylase domain-containing protein, whose protein sequence is MPANDANLVELQRQALQVAFDARTSTAERNRCGQFATPYPVAVEIARYVSHIARDRLPTIRFADPALGSGGFFSAALAVFGAERITSAVGVEIDPALCDVARTLWDSSGLEVVHGDFTRIVDRFHRSGAPNLILANPPYVRHHHLSFEEKELLRALTLRMTGVNVHGLAGLYVYFVLLATAWMADDGYAAWLIPSEFMDVNYGAALKRYLTDHVTLIRVHRFDPADVQFGDALVSSTVLVFQKTPPPPAHTVEFTFGGTLLSPLVSDRIALQQLRDSRKWTVYPRHPRNDRCLSSAGDDVTLGDLFRIRRGIATGNNRFFILERREAERRGFPHGCLRPILPAPRFLKTTVVEADQDGYPLIEPQLCVIDCDLPEPALRVQFPTLWEYLQTAETPGIRHGYLIDRRTPWYRQEQRDPAPFLCTYMGRGVGMQRPFRFIWNQSRAIATNLYLMLYPKGGLARLLQQRPDAAADVFALLSQVTGDELRGEGRVYGGGLHKIEPGELARISASAFIDRWPELRATSHRQHALFEDVG, encoded by the coding sequence ATGCCAGCAAACGACGCGAATCTGGTTGAATTGCAGCGACAGGCCCTCCAGGTTGCATTCGATGCGCGCACATCTACTGCTGAGCGGAATCGCTGCGGTCAATTTGCAACTCCCTATCCTGTTGCGGTGGAGATTGCTCGTTACGTCAGCCATATCGCACGCGATCGGCTGCCGACGATTCGTTTTGCCGATCCTGCACTCGGCTCCGGAGGTTTCTTCTCCGCCGCGCTTGCAGTTTTTGGCGCCGAACGGATCACCTCTGCGGTTGGCGTTGAGATTGACCCGGCATTGTGTGACGTTGCCCGCACACTGTGGGACTCGTCCGGTCTTGAGGTCGTTCATGGGGATTTTACCCGGATCGTCGACCGTTTTCACCGATCAGGCGCACCCAATCTCATCCTGGCCAACCCTCCGTATGTGCGCCATCATCACCTCAGTTTCGAGGAGAAAGAACTTCTGCGTGCGCTGACCCTCCGCATGACCGGCGTCAATGTGCACGGTCTCGCGGGGTTGTACGTCTACTTCGTGTTGCTGGCAACTGCATGGATGGCGGATGATGGCTACGCCGCCTGGCTGATTCCTTCGGAGTTCATGGACGTCAACTATGGCGCGGCGCTGAAACGCTATCTGACCGATCACGTCACGCTCATTCGGGTTCACCGCTTCGATCCGGCAGATGTGCAGTTTGGCGATGCGCTGGTATCGTCAACCGTGCTGGTGTTCCAGAAGACCCCGCCGCCTCCCGCTCACACCGTCGAGTTCACCTTTGGCGGCACCCTCTTGAGTCCATTGGTCAGTGACAGAATAGCGCTCCAACAGCTCCGCGACTCACGAAAATGGACGGTCTATCCACGTCATCCCCGCAATGATCGCTGCCTGTCGAGCGCCGGTGATGATGTCACGCTGGGTGATCTCTTTCGTATCCGGCGCGGGATTGCAACCGGCAATAATCGGTTTTTTATCCTCGAACGTCGTGAGGCTGAGCGCCGGGGATTTCCACACGGTTGCCTGCGCCCTATCCTGCCTGCTCCCCGTTTCCTGAAAACGACCGTCGTTGAGGCGGATCAGGATGGCTACCCGCTCATCGAACCGCAACTGTGCGTTATTGACTGCGATCTGCCAGAACCGGCGTTGCGCGTGCAATTCCCGACCCTCTGGGAGTATCTCCAGACGGCTGAAACGCCCGGCATCAGGCATGGCTATCTGATTGACCGGCGAACTCCCTGGTATCGCCAGGAACAGCGTGACCCGGCGCCGTTCCTCTGCACCTATATGGGGCGCGGCGTCGGGATGCAGCGGCCGTTCCGGTTTATCTGGAACCAATCACGTGCGATTGCGACCAATCTCTACCTGATGCTCTACCCAAAGGGCGGGCTGGCGCGCCTCTTGCAGCAGCGCCCCGATGCCGCCGCCGATGTGTTTGCACTGCTTTCACAGGTGACCGGTGATGAACTGCGGGGTGAAGGGCGGGTCTATGGGGGCGGTCTCCATAAGATCGAACCGGGTGAACTCGCCCGCATTTCGGCATCGGCATTCATTGACCGCTGGCCCGAATTGCGCGCGACGTCGCACCGTCAGCACGCCCTGTTTGAGGACGTCGGGTAG
- a CDS encoding sugar phosphate nucleotidyltransferase has translation MIQTAILLAAGAGTRFWPYNVVRNKCAFPIANVPAVRRLSDDLAALGITRQVVVVGAGEASVRAALRGASADIAFVRQAHPDGTAAAAFLGAAGIDGDILVVAADSVTDRANLAALRERFERDRPLAAALTQPLGAESSLDWLIAYVDDGELRGVEGHSRDGDRRFCGVYAFRPEALAFLRDNPALMRVGVGGMPPVETEIAQSLQMMVDEGETVAVIDAPGFHVDLDKPWHILEANGRVIGAMAAALEGHQIDPTARVHDGADIGGRLVLGPGAVIGNRVVVDGDLWLGAGAKALNGAIVQGHAVIGQGTVVRDYCQIGGGSSLGARGVYGHGAEFSGVALDTVYCYHYCEIWGVVGQAVDFGAATVCGNLRFDDRDTVWRIKGRPEIPTTAANAAYFGDFCRTGVNAIIMPGRRLGVYSICGPGVILHDDLPDRTMIMVAQQVTTRPWGPERYGW, from the coding sequence ATGATCCAGACCGCCATTCTGCTCGCTGCCGGCGCGGGGACGCGCTTCTGGCCCTACAATGTCGTGCGCAACAAATGCGCCTTTCCGATTGCGAATGTCCCAGCTGTGCGTCGCCTGTCCGACGACCTTGCCGCGCTCGGCATCACCCGCCAGGTCGTCGTGGTCGGCGCAGGGGAAGCGAGTGTGCGCGCCGCCCTGCGCGGCGCATCCGCCGACATTGCCTTTGTGCGCCAGGCGCATCCCGATGGCACGGCTGCCGCTGCGTTCCTCGGCGCTGCCGGCATCGACGGCGATATCCTGGTGGTTGCGGCGGATAGTGTGACCGACCGCGCCAACCTTGCGGCGCTGCGGGAACGGTTTGAGCGCGACCGTCCCCTGGCGGCTGCGCTGACGCAACCCCTCGGCGCCGAGTCCTCGCTCGACTGGCTGATCGCATATGTTGACGACGGGGAACTGCGCGGCGTCGAGGGGCACAGTCGCGATGGCGACCGGCGCTTCTGCGGCGTGTACGCCTTTCGTCCTGAAGCGTTGGCGTTTCTGCGCGACAACCCGGCGCTGATGCGCGTCGGCGTGGGTGGCATGCCGCCCGTCGAAACCGAGATCGCGCAGTCGCTCCAGATGATGGTCGACGAAGGGGAAACCGTTGCTGTCATCGACGCACCCGGCTTCCACGTCGACCTTGACAAGCCGTGGCATATTCTCGAAGCGAATGGACGGGTGATCGGCGCCATGGCCGCTGCGTTGGAGGGGCATCAGATCGACCCGACGGCGCGCGTCCACGATGGCGCCGACATCGGCGGACGCCTGGTGCTTGGACCGGGGGCAGTGATCGGCAATCGCGTGGTGGTGGACGGCGACCTGTGGCTCGGCGCCGGCGCGAAGGCGCTCAACGGCGCGATTGTGCAGGGGCACGCAGTTATCGGGCAGGGAACCGTCGTGCGCGACTACTGTCAGATCGGCGGCGGCTCATCGCTCGGAGCGCGCGGGGTCTACGGGCATGGCGCCGAATTCAGCGGCGTGGCGCTCGATACCGTCTACTGCTACCACTACTGCGAAATCTGGGGCGTCGTCGGGCAGGCGGTCGATTTCGGCGCGGCGACGGTATGCGGCAACCTGCGCTTCGACGACCGCGACACCGTCTGGCGCATCAAGGGGCGACCGGAGATTCCAACAACTGCCGCCAATGCGGCATACTTCGGCGACTTCTGTCGCACCGGCGTCAACGCGATCATCATGCCGGGGCGACGGCTCGGCGTCTACAGCATTTGCGGACCCGGAGTAATCCTGCACGACGATCTCCCCGACCGCACGATGATCATGGTCGCGCAACAGGTCACCACGCGCCCCTGGGGACCGGAACGCTACGGCTGGTAG